A single genomic interval of Klebsiella sp. RHBSTW-00484 harbors:
- a CDS encoding SulP family inorganic anion transporter produces MLLSSTRKDWLGNVRGDVLAGIVVALALIPEAIAFSIIAGVDPQVGLYSAFCIPLVMAFFGGRPAMISSSTGAMALLMVTLVKDHGLQYLLAASILTGVFQLIAGYLKLGGLMRFVSRSVVTGFVNALAILIFMAQLPELTNVTWHVYAMTAAGLGIIYLFPYINKTIPSPLVCIVVLTGIAMWLHLDVRTVGDMGKLPDSLPVFLLPDVPLNLQTLLIILPYSAGLAVVGLLESMMTATIVDDMTDTPSDKNRECKAQGIANICTSFIGGMAGCAMIGQSVINVKSGGRGRLSTLTAGVVLLCLIVFLRNWVSQIPMAALVAVMIMVSIGTFSWRSIANLRTHPLSTSVVMLATVAVVVATHNLAFGVLTGVLIASLNFATKVSRFMRVTSVLEGTSRTYTVTGQVFFASADRFTSHFDFREAIENVVIDVSHAHFWDITSVSALDKVVIKFRREGAGVEIRGMNEATRTIVDRFGVHDKPEEVEKLMGGH; encoded by the coding sequence ATGTTGCTGTCCTCGACGCGTAAGGACTGGCTGGGTAACGTCCGTGGTGACGTTCTGGCCGGTATTGTTGTCGCGCTCGCACTCATTCCAGAAGCGATCGCCTTTTCCATTATCGCCGGTGTTGATCCCCAGGTGGGCCTCTACTCGGCGTTCTGTATTCCTCTCGTTATGGCCTTCTTTGGCGGACGTCCGGCGATGATTTCGTCCTCCACCGGTGCAATGGCTCTCCTGATGGTGACGCTGGTGAAAGATCATGGCTTACAGTATTTACTGGCTGCCTCCATACTGACCGGGGTATTCCAGCTGATAGCCGGATATCTGAAGCTTGGCGGGCTGATGCGTTTTGTTTCACGCTCAGTGGTCACGGGGTTTGTTAATGCACTGGCAATACTGATTTTTATGGCCCAGTTGCCTGAGCTGACCAATGTGACATGGCATGTTTATGCCATGACTGCGGCAGGGCTGGGGATCATCTATCTCTTCCCTTATATCAACAAAACCATTCCTTCACCGCTTGTGTGCATCGTGGTGCTGACTGGGATTGCCATGTGGCTGCATCTGGATGTGCGAACCGTCGGGGATATGGGGAAACTTCCCGACAGTCTGCCGGTCTTCCTGCTCCCGGACGTGCCTTTAAATCTTCAGACGCTGCTCATCATCCTGCCATATTCTGCGGGGCTTGCGGTGGTTGGCCTGCTTGAGTCGATGATGACCGCCACTATCGTGGATGACATGACCGACACGCCAAGCGACAAAAACAGGGAGTGCAAAGCTCAGGGCATCGCGAACATCTGCACATCCTTTATCGGAGGAATGGCAGGCTGCGCGATGATTGGGCAATCTGTTATCAACGTAAAATCCGGTGGACGCGGACGACTTTCAACCCTCACGGCGGGCGTGGTGCTGCTTTGCCTGATTGTGTTCCTGCGCAACTGGGTCTCCCAAATTCCGATGGCAGCGCTGGTCGCGGTGATGATTATGGTTTCCATCGGGACATTCTCCTGGCGCTCCATTGCCAACCTGCGGACACACCCCCTTTCAACCAGCGTGGTCATGCTTGCCACCGTAGCGGTTGTGGTGGCAACACATAATCTGGCCTTCGGTGTGCTGACCGGTGTACTGATTGCTTCGCTCAATTTTGCCACTAAAGTATCCCGGTTCATGCGTGTAACCTCAGTTCTGGAGGGGACGAGCCGGACGTATACCGTCACCGGCCAGGTATTCTTTGCATCAGCAGACCGCTTTACGAGCCACTTTGATTTCCGTGAAGCGATTGAGAATGTGGTGATAGACGTTTCACATGCCCATTTCTGGGACATCACGTCCGTCAGCGCCCTGGATAAGGTGGTCATTAAGTTCCGCAGAGAGGGCGCCGGGGTTGAAATACGTGGGATGAATGAAGCCACCCGCACCATCGTTGACCGGTTTGGTGTTCACGATAAACCTGAAGAAGTCGAAAAACTGATGGGCGGTCATTAA
- a CDS encoding universal stress protein, whose translation MNNTVTACVDGSLSTRSVCEYAAWAARTLQSQLALLHVIEKDSTPVVSDLTGTLGIDSQQLLTDELVEIEGQRNRLLMAQGKAILESCAELLQKQGSPDVLLMQKHGTPDEVLAELSDLRLMVLGRRGSQHPVGSHLESVIRLQKKPLLVVPENYSVPSRVMLAYDGSEESRSNLERLTMSPLLRGLECHLVMVNGKKEELLTAQQILRDADIENSTTHLTGQSVGDALIRYAEENAVDLIVMGAYGHSRLRQFFIGSHTSEMLQKTQQPLLILR comes from the coding sequence ATGAATAATACTGTTACAGCTTGTGTGGACGGTTCACTTTCAACGCGGTCAGTGTGTGAATATGCGGCGTGGGCAGCCCGCACTTTGCAATCACAGCTAGCACTGTTGCACGTTATCGAAAAAGACAGCACCCCGGTAGTGTCAGACCTGACCGGCACTCTCGGCATAGACAGTCAGCAATTGCTGACCGATGAGCTGGTAGAAATTGAAGGGCAACGTAATCGCCTGCTGATGGCCCAGGGGAAAGCAATACTGGAAAGTTGTGCTGAACTGCTTCAAAAACAGGGAAGCCCGGATGTGCTTTTGATGCAAAAACACGGTACACCGGATGAAGTTCTGGCAGAGCTGAGCGACCTTCGTCTCATGGTGCTGGGGCGTCGGGGTAGCCAGCATCCGGTAGGCTCTCATCTGGAAAGCGTTATTCGTCTGCAAAAGAAACCCCTACTGGTTGTTCCGGAGAACTACTCAGTGCCTTCCAGAGTCATGCTGGCTTATGATGGCAGTGAAGAAAGCAGGAGTAACCTGGAACGTCTGACGATGAGTCCCTTACTCAGGGGGCTGGAGTGCCACCTTGTCATGGTAAACGGTAAGAAGGAAGAGCTGCTGACCGCACAGCAAATTTTACGTGACGCGGATATAGAAAACAGCACAACACATCTTACCGGGCAATCAGTCGGGGACGCGCTTATTCGTTACGCCGAGGAAAATGCTGTCGATCTGATAGTGATGGGGGCCTACGGTCATTCCAGGTTGCGGCAGTTCTTTATCGGTAGTCATACCTCCGAAATGCTGCAAAAGACGCAACAACCGCTTCTTATCCTCCGTTAG